A single Corticium candelabrum chromosome 12, ooCorCand1.1, whole genome shotgun sequence DNA region contains:
- the LOC134188181 gene encoding uncharacterized protein LOC134188181, with the protein MSPREFVTSLRFRLGIPVFPAPPHSVRCVCGHELDIFGDHALGCGPLRIRRHDVLCDVIFHWLLLDNSNVRREQRCSSHSMTRPGDVFHPDFSLGKAAYFDISVRNSFTLSHLINAAIKAGAAAEAGKVDKDERHLANISSYGCLFYPLVVGCT; encoded by the coding sequence atgtctccgcgtgaatttgtgacttcaTTGCGTTTTcgtttgggaattccggtttttccagcacccccacactcagtccgttgtgtgtgcggtcatgaattggacatttttggtgaccatgctcttggctgtggtcctcttcggatTAGGCGACATGATGtcttatgtgacgtcatcttccactggttgctcttagacaactccaatgtccgtcgagaacaacgctgttcctctcattctatgaccagaccaggtgacgttttccatcccgacttttccctaggcaaggctgcttatttcgacatttccgtgaggaattcgttcactctctctcaccttattaacgctgccataaaagctggtgctgctgctgaggctgggaaagtggacaaagatgaacgccatcttgctaacatttcaagttatggctgtttgttctaccctcttgtggtgggctgcacatag
- the LOC134188161 gene encoding pleckstrin homology domain-containing family A member 7-like translates to MASIVKEGSLLKCPKDDKSGTKKWRARWFVLKRKATDACVLEYYKNQTKKKRKRELDLSGEIQLAVVPDYGRSYEFVFYIVTLKRKLYLAASSQTDRDAWVGVLGRMLNQEVQVQLASIAKKKETKASPSRLQSISSPSKAEARSSVSDFVPAERDDTPPRPNPYAQHVSKKSPTSSSSLRQQQLPHQPADSHLHFPRQSAATWSESPEPDASKGQTTTIEHLPSSPVGIFAQQPLREPEHLQGALPAPGEDRLV, encoded by the exons ATGGCTTCGATTGTCAAGGAAGGCTCTCTACTCAAGTGTCCAAAAGACGACAAATCCGGCACAAAG AAATGGCGAGCTCGCTGGTTTGTGTTGAAACGTAAGGCTACTGATGCGTGTGTGTTGGAGTACTACAAGAACCAGACGAAGAAAAAGCGGAAAAGAGAACTCGATTTATCCGGAGAAATTCAGCTGGCTGTTGTACCAGACTATGGACGAAGTTATGAGTTTGTTTTCTACATAGTTACTCTCAAAAGAAAGCTCTACTTGGCAGCATCTTCACA AACTGATAGAGACGCTTGGGTTGGTGTATTGGGTCGAATGCTTAACCAGGAAGTCCAAGTCCAGCTGGCCAGCATA GCAAAAAAGAAAGAGACGAAAGCATCCCCTTCTCGTTTACAAAGCATCTCGAGTCCTTCTAAAGCTGAG GCGAGGTCGAGTGTTTCCGATTTTGTTCCCGCGGAAAGAGACGACACGCCCCCGCGTCCAAACCCCTACGCTCAACACGTGTCGAAGAAGTCGCCAACCTCGTCGTCCTCTCTTCGCCAGCAGCAGCTTCCACACCAACCTGCAGACTCTCACCTCCATTTTCCGCGACAATCAGCTGCCACCTGGTCGGAGAGTCCTGAGCCAGACGCATCAAAAGGTCAAACGACCACAATAGA ACATTTGCCTTCGTCTCCTGTTGGAATTTTTGCTCAGCAGCCACTGAGAGAGCCTGAACACTTGCAGGGGGCTTTACCAGCGCCTGGAGAAGACCGACTGGTGTGA